A single window of Pseudophryne corroboree isolate aPseCor3 chromosome 5, aPseCor3.hap2, whole genome shotgun sequence DNA harbors:
- the LOC134928768 gene encoding uncharacterized protein LOC134928768: MADVDQQGQDQQATFTLQLTPVDPSQPIQLQDIPQASMSPQLAQAPPQPQIPDDFWASWTSQQAQSNASLTAHTQHLASLPHHLPRISRNSGRLIVQVGRIATSMEQIRADNNQMLAHLTRIIDEQQRHQQALVQLIQHNQVVNESLSRIVASHTATNTQLNASINNLSNNITLMAAQQVTSSSGTTTPIQTPVTSPVRRSSRARASEPAQSTAPSTHKRKK, from the coding sequence atggccgacgtggaccagcagggacaagaccaacaggcaaccttcacactgcaactaacacctgttgacccgagccagccaatacagctgcaggatatcccccaagcctccatgagtccacaactggcacaagctccaccccagccacaaataccagatgacttttgggccagttggacaagccaacaggcacaaagcaatgccagcctgaccgcacatacccaacaccttgccagtctgccccatcatctaccgcgcattagtcgcaactcgggcagactgattgtccaagtaggccgaatcgcaacatcgatggagcaaatacgggcagacaacaaccaaatgctggctcatttaacgcgcatcattgatgagcaacagcgccatcagcaggcactcgtacaactcattcagcacaaccaggttgtgaatgagtctttatcccggattgtagccagccacactgcaaccaacacacaacttaATGCtagcataaataatttgagcaacaacataacattgatggcagctcaacaagtgacctccagctctggaaccacgacccctatccaaacgccagtaacctcccctgttcggcgttcctcccgagcacgtgccagtgagccagcacaaagcacagcacccagcacacacaagcggaaaaaataa